One segment of Rhodanobacter thiooxydans DNA contains the following:
- a CDS encoding glycine betaine ABC transporter substrate-binding protein — protein MMRGTLPLLILLLGACLLPAPAQATPVRIGSKQFTESVILGEVALASAREAGVDAVHRRELGGTSILWRALLEGGIDAYPEYTGTLTQELLKGVPANADIATLRARLKPLGIGITDSLGFSDTYAIGMRADVAARLGIADISDLLQHPALRFGFSNEFMDRGDGWPGLRQRYGLPQTKVSGLDHALSYRAVASGAVDAIDLYSTDAEIPYYHLRTLRDDRHYFPRYDAVYLYRLALEQSSPAFVGVLRKLTGSIDEDAMRAMNARVKLRGIGENVVAADFLGIHAGGHDGGPWSQLLQRSAEHVKLVAISLGLAILLAIPLGILAARQRRLGQWVIGLTGVLQTVPSLAMFVFMIPLLGIGTWPAIAALFLYSLLPIVRNTHAGLVGIAPELRESAAALGLPPGVRLRRVELPLAMRSILAGIKTAAVINVGTATLAALIGAGGYGQPILTGIRLDDVGLILQGAIPAAVLALLVQSLFELVERRLTPRGLRIEARQ, from the coding sequence GTGATGCGCGGCACGCTGCCTCTGCTGATCTTGCTGCTGGGCGCCTGCCTGCTGCCCGCGCCGGCACAGGCCACGCCGGTGCGCATCGGTTCCAAGCAGTTCACCGAATCGGTGATCCTGGGTGAAGTGGCGCTGGCCAGCGCGCGCGAGGCCGGCGTCGATGCGGTGCACCGGCGCGAGCTGGGCGGCACCAGCATCCTGTGGCGCGCCCTGCTCGAAGGCGGGATCGACGCCTATCCCGAATACACCGGCACGCTCACCCAGGAACTGCTGAAAGGCGTGCCGGCGAACGCGGACATCGCCACTCTGCGCGCACGACTGAAACCCCTGGGCATCGGCATCACCGACTCGCTCGGCTTCAGCGATACCTATGCGATCGGCATGCGTGCCGACGTCGCCGCGCGGCTGGGCATCGCCGACATTTCCGACCTACTGCAGCACCCCGCCCTGCGCTTCGGCTTCTCCAACGAGTTCATGGACCGGGGCGACGGCTGGCCCGGCCTGCGCCAACGCTACGGCTTGCCGCAGACCAAGGTGAGCGGCCTCGACCACGCGCTGTCATACCGCGCGGTGGCCAGCGGCGCCGTCGACGCGATCGACCTGTACAGCACCGACGCGGAGATTCCCTACTACCACCTGCGCACGCTGCGCGACGACCGCCACTACTTCCCGCGCTACGACGCGGTCTACCTGTACCGCCTGGCGCTGGAGCAAAGCTCGCCCGCCTTCGTCGGCGTGCTGCGCAAGCTCACCGGCAGCATCGACGAGGATGCGATGCGCGCGATGAACGCGCGGGTGAAACTGCGCGGCATCGGCGAAAACGTGGTGGCCGCGGATTTTCTCGGCATCCATGCGGGCGGCCACGATGGCGGGCCGTGGTCGCAGCTGCTCCAGCGCAGCGCCGAACACGTGAAGCTGGTGGCGATCTCGCTGGGACTGGCCATCCTGCTGGCGATCCCGCTGGGCATCCTGGCGGCCCGGCAACGGCGGCTGGGCCAGTGGGTGATCGGCCTGACCGGCGTGCTGCAGACGGTACCGTCGCTGGCGATGTTCGTGTTCATGATCCCGCTGCTCGGCATCGGCACCTGGCCGGCGATCGCCGCGCTGTTCCTGTACAGCCTGCTGCCGATCGTGCGCAACACGCACGCCGGCCTGGTCGGCATCGCGCCGGAATTGCGCGAGTCTGCCGCCGCGCTGGGCCTGCCGCCCGGCGTGCGGCTGCGCCGGGTGGAACTGCCGCTGGCGATGCGCTCTATCCTGGCCGGCATCAAGACCGCCGCGGTGATCAACGTGGGCACAGCCACGCTGGCGGCGCTGATCGGCGCCGGTGGTTATGGCCAGCCGATCCTCACCGGCATCCGGCTGGACGACGTGGGCCTGATCCTGCAGGGCGCGATCCCGGCCGCCGTGCTGGCGCTGCTGGTGCAGAGCCTGTTCGAGCTGGTCGAGCGCCGGCTGACGCCGCGCGGACTGCGGATCGAGGCGCGCCAGTAG
- a CDS encoding zinc ribbon domain-containing protein YjdM yields MSDIPACPLCAMENTYPDGDNYVCADCGHEWPIAAGAPAADATLVVRDVNGNVLNSGDTVTVIKDLKVKGSSIPLKQGTLIRNIRLVDGDDEHIEGNSDKIKGLVLKACFLKKA; encoded by the coding sequence ATGTCCGACATCCCCGCCTGCCCGCTGTGCGCGATGGAGAACACCTATCCGGACGGCGACAACTACGTCTGCGCCGACTGCGGCCACGAGTGGCCGATCGCGGCCGGTGCGCCTGCGGCCGATGCCACGCTGGTGGTGCGCGACGTCAACGGCAACGTGCTCAACAGCGGCGACACGGTGACGGTGATCAAGGACCTGAAGGTGAAGGGTTCGTCGATCCCGCTGAAGCAGGGCACGCTGATCCGCAACATCCGCCTGGTCGACGGCGACGACGAACACATCGAAGGCAACTCGGACAAGATCAAGGGACTGGTGCTGAAGGCGTGCTTCCTGAAGAAGGCTTGA
- a CDS encoding VOC family protein, producing MHPHPVLATVAASDFAASSDWYARLFGRMPDNGSNDSCAEWQIARCTRIQVLPRSELDETSPHAGSVSLGIIVDDLDEILLGLQGRQIDVPSPQLATHYVRFAPVCDPDGNLVTFVESAAA from the coding sequence ATGCATCCCCACCCGGTTCTCGCCACGGTTGCCGCCAGCGACTTCGCCGCTTCCAGCGACTGGTACGCCCGCCTGTTCGGACGGATGCCGGACAACGGTTCGAACGACTCCTGCGCCGAGTGGCAGATCGCCCGCTGCACGCGGATCCAGGTGTTGCCCAGGAGCGAGTTGGACGAGACGAGCCCGCATGCCGGCTCGGTATCGCTCGGCATCATCGTGGACGATCTCGACGAGATCCTGCTCGGCCTGCAGGGACGGCAGATCGACGTACCGTCGCCGCAACTGGCGACCCACTACGTGCGCTTCGCCCCGGTATGCGATCCGGACGGCAACCTGGTGACTTTCGTGGAGTCGGCCGCCGCCTGA
- a CDS encoding beta-lactamase hydrolase domain-containing protein, whose amino-acid sequence MYRPLLLLLALAMLVSVSVAAAPEEAAMAGLAHVAFPAPHRVASGRLQAGDIATLKRAGIRQVIDLSLDSETPGFDEAAAVRAAGIGYHNLPIRGAGDLTRARVVQFDRLLRDAGDQPTLVHCASGNRVGAMIALRAALIDGLPAEAALAEGRRWGLKGLEPAVRERLQAWSGGGTDTAAPPAH is encoded by the coding sequence ATGTACCGTCCGCTGCTGCTGTTGCTGGCACTTGCCATGCTCGTCTCCGTTTCCGTCGCCGCCGCGCCGGAAGAAGCCGCCATGGCCGGGCTTGCCCATGTCGCGTTCCCGGCGCCGCACCGCGTGGCCTCCGGGCGTTTGCAGGCCGGTGACATCGCCACGCTGAAACGCGCCGGCATCCGCCAGGTGATCGATCTCAGCCTGGACAGCGAGACGCCCGGCTTCGACGAAGCCGCCGCCGTGCGGGCAGCCGGCATCGGCTACCACAACCTGCCGATCCGCGGCGCCGGCGACCTGACCCGCGCCCGGGTCGTGCAGTTCGACCGCCTGCTGCGCGACGCCGGCGACCAGCCGACCCTGGTGCATTGCGCCAGCGGCAACCGGGTGGGTGCGATGATCGCCCTGCGTGCCGCGCTGATCGACGGCCTGCCGGCCGAGGCTGCGCTGGCGGAAGGTCGGCGCTGGGGACTGAAGGGCCTGGAACCGGCCGTGCGCGAGCGGCTGCAGGCGTGGTCGGGCGGTGGAACAGACACCGCAGCACCGCCCGCGCACTGA
- a CDS encoding DMT family transporter, producing the protein MLGSAGFFALMAVSIRLASAQLHPFQITFFRSTFGALFALPLLYVHGWQLLHTPRFGFYVMRCVLGMGGMLAGFWAIVNLPLAEAVALSYSSPLFVTIGAVLFLGEVVRLRRWSAVVAGFIGVLVIVRPGSDAFTAGSLVALLAAGLTGAVTISIKSLTGSEPADRIVLLTTLLWVPLSLPAALPVWQWPHAGIWPWLVLSGALGTSGHYCWTRALRLADASLLAPFSYLQLLIVAVLAWWIFGEEVDHYTAAGAAIIIGASLYIAHREHNLARQRRREACTANAEPSI; encoded by the coding sequence ATGCTGGGCAGCGCCGGTTTCTTCGCGCTGATGGCGGTGTCGATCCGGCTCGCTTCCGCCCAGTTGCACCCGTTCCAGATCACCTTTTTCCGCAGCACCTTCGGCGCACTGTTCGCGCTGCCGCTGCTGTATGTGCACGGCTGGCAGCTGCTGCACACGCCACGCTTCGGCTTCTACGTGATGCGCTGCGTACTCGGCATGGGCGGCATGCTGGCCGGCTTCTGGGCGATCGTGAACCTGCCGCTGGCCGAGGCGGTGGCGCTGTCGTATTCCTCGCCGCTGTTCGTCACCATCGGCGCAGTGCTGTTCCTCGGCGAGGTGGTGCGCCTGCGCCGCTGGAGCGCGGTGGTGGCCGGCTTCATCGGCGTGCTGGTGATCGTGCGGCCCGGCAGTGACGCGTTCACCGCCGGCAGCCTGGTCGCGCTGCTGGCGGCGGGATTGACCGGTGCGGTGACGATCAGCATCAAGTCGCTGACCGGCAGCGAGCCGGCCGACCGCATCGTGCTGCTGACCACCCTGCTGTGGGTGCCGCTGTCGCTGCCCGCCGCGCTGCCCGTATGGCAATGGCCGCACGCCGGCATCTGGCCGTGGCTGGTGCTGTCCGGCGCGCTCGGCACCAGTGGGCATTACTGCTGGACGCGCGCGCTGCGGCTGGCCGACGCCTCGTTGCTGGCGCCGTTCAGTTACCTGCAGCTGCTGATCGTGGCGGTGTTGGCCTGGTGGATCTTCGGCGAAGAGGTGGACCACTACACCGCGGCGGGCGCCGCCATCATCATCGGCGCCAGCCTGTACATCGCCCACCGCGAACACAACCTGGCGCGCCAGCGGCGTCGCGAGGCGTGCACCGCGAACGCCGAGCCGTCGATCTGA
- a CDS encoding 2'-5' RNA ligase family protein, translated as MEAQAISTASNPSELAAGINYFFALLPDEQARNAIAGVGERFRKSHRVSGSPVGIDSLHLTLCPMGKPEWRLRQPLEEALLAAAGEVRAPGFVATLDAAMRFSARDGQFPFVLCADSATTEAALSLRKAIAAAQLRVGLQVSGVSSFLPHVSLLHGHAVDAIEESVAAIHWRVSEFVLIRSFFGQSKYEVVGRWPLAAVAAPEPLDLLAEMASLPDLAELPDWFDGE; from the coding sequence TTGGAGGCACAGGCCATTTCTACCGCATCGAACCCATCCGAACTCGCCGCTGGCATCAACTATTTCTTCGCGTTGCTGCCGGATGAGCAGGCACGCAATGCGATCGCCGGCGTGGGCGAGCGTTTCCGCAAATCGCACCGGGTCAGCGGATCGCCGGTCGGCATCGACAGCCTGCACCTGACGCTGTGCCCGATGGGCAAGCCCGAGTGGCGATTGCGGCAGCCGCTGGAGGAGGCGCTGCTGGCCGCGGCCGGCGAAGTGCGTGCGCCGGGGTTCGTGGCCACGCTGGATGCGGCGATGCGCTTCAGCGCCAGGGACGGGCAGTTTCCGTTCGTGTTGTGCGCGGACAGCGCCACTACCGAGGCGGCGCTGAGCCTGCGCAAGGCGATTGCCGCGGCGCAGCTTCGTGTGGGCCTGCAGGTCAGTGGCGTGTCCAGCTTCCTGCCGCACGTGAGCCTGCTGCATGGCCATGCGGTCGATGCGATCGAGGAATCGGTCGCGGCAATCCACTGGCGCGTGTCCGAGTTCGTGCTGATCCGCAGCTTCTTCGGCCAGTCGAAGTACGAAGTGGTTGGTCGCTGGCCGCTGGCGGCGGTAGCCGCGCCCGAGCCGCTCGACCTGCTGGCGGAGATGGCCAGCCTGCCGGACCTTGCGGAACTGCCGGACTGGTTCGACGGGGAGTGA
- a CDS encoding DksA/TraR family C4-type zinc finger protein, whose protein sequence is MATGWAGDGAVQDQIDATVSDAVQRARQQLRQGPGLKHCEECDAPIPAARRKAVPGVRLCVACQEAQDAGQRSAGLYNRRGSKDSQLR, encoded by the coding sequence ATGGCAACCGGTTGGGCAGGCGACGGCGCGGTACAGGACCAGATCGACGCCACGGTCAGCGACGCGGTGCAGCGGGCGCGCCAGCAGCTGCGCCAGGGGCCGGGCCTGAAGCACTGCGAGGAATGCGATGCGCCGATTCCCGCGGCACGGCGCAAGGCCGTGCCTGGCGTGCGCCTGTGCGTGGCCTGCCAGGAAGCGCAGGATGCGGGGCAGCGCAGTGCCGGTCTGTACAATCGCCGCGGCAGCAAGGACAGCCAGCTGCGCTGA
- a CDS encoding tetratricopeptide repeat protein, whose amino-acid sequence MHRFGIFAALTAPLLLAGCASHAPTRPANTITLTLDETGESAADADLQKVHDALKMIESGRIQLAVEGPLTEVVDKYETMYAGKPGKVFCARGMVDGLTYAGLGSKAVNGKADVPVQVIGPAWAMAYWARGYAYSEMARYADARAELEKALALSPMDSQYKSELAFTYQRDGDWKRMLALYQEAEGDADISGATPAQATRLKCVALRGQGYALVELHRLDEAAGAYQGCLKLVPGEPKSLGELNYIQGLRAKAH is encoded by the coding sequence ATGCATCGTTTCGGCATCTTCGCGGCGCTGACGGCGCCGCTCCTGCTGGCGGGCTGCGCGTCGCACGCGCCGACCAGGCCGGCCAACACCATCACGCTGACCCTCGACGAAACGGGCGAGTCAGCGGCCGACGCCGACCTGCAGAAGGTGCACGACGCGCTGAAGATGATCGAAAGCGGCAGGATCCAGCTGGCGGTCGAGGGGCCGTTGACCGAGGTCGTCGACAAGTACGAAACGATGTATGCGGGCAAGCCCGGCAAGGTGTTCTGCGCCCGCGGCATGGTCGATGGACTGACCTACGCCGGGCTGGGCAGCAAGGCAGTCAATGGCAAGGCGGACGTGCCGGTGCAGGTAATCGGCCCGGCCTGGGCGATGGCGTACTGGGCTCGCGGCTACGCCTACAGCGAGATGGCCCGTTATGCGGATGCACGGGCCGAACTGGAAAAGGCCCTGGCCTTGTCGCCGATGGACAGCCAGTACAAGAGCGAACTCGCGTTCACCTATCAGCGCGACGGAGACTGGAAGAGGATGCTGGCTCTGTACCAGGAGGCCGAGGGCGATGCGGACATCAGCGGCGCCACGCCCGCGCAAGCCACCCGGTTGAAGTGCGTGGCACTGCGTGGTCAGGGTTACGCACTGGTCGAACTGCATCGGCTCGACGAGGCGGCCGGGGCCTACCAGGGCTGCTTGAAACTCGTTCCCGGCGAACCCAAGTCCTTGGGCGAACTGAACTATATCCAGGGCTTGCGGGCGAAGGCGCACTGA
- a CDS encoding acyl-CoA dehydrogenase family protein produces the protein MNTPSPATHEQPALRSDDSAAKQLFLGNILEENLFPYPEINARDREMLGAMTDAIDQFLADKGAALKQYDRDAEQPAGFIQALREMGLFGLIIPEQFGGMELSNGAYARVLGQTSSHDSSVSLTIGAHSSIGMKGLLLFGSDEQKQRYLPKLASGEMIAAFCLTESGAGSDAASIRTKATRNDDGSWTLSGEKIWITNGGIADFYTVFARTDTPEGKITAFLVEAKWPGVSHGPHEDKMGIRASSTTTVAFADVRVPPENVLGPVGKGFKVAMSILNSGRTGLGGGAVGGMRTLIRLASAQAKERKQFGQSIAEFGLVREKIAQMTVDCFAAESAVWMVAHLIDGGGSDYSVEAAMSKVFASEAVQRASYEALQIAAGNGFMREFPYEQITRDTRILSIFEGTNEILRLYIALSGLKGVGAGLSELKAAVGDIFNEPIKGFGVLGSYTGRRMREATGYGIDRIAHELSPRLRKVAATYEKYTVELSRSSDALLRRYGKKAADMQHAQKRLADIAIDLFVGLCVLSRADSLLKQAHPAADEAVSIAEVFARQARRRMARNVRGLERNEDEAIEQLAGAVLAHDGYMWDVI, from the coding sequence GTGAACACGCCATCGCCCGCCACCCATGAGCAGCCCGCACTGCGCAGCGACGACAGCGCCGCCAAGCAGCTGTTCCTGGGCAACATCCTGGAGGAGAACCTGTTCCCCTACCCCGAGATCAACGCGCGCGACAGGGAAATGCTGGGCGCCATGACCGACGCGATCGACCAGTTCCTCGCCGACAAGGGCGCCGCACTGAAGCAGTACGACCGCGACGCCGAGCAGCCAGCCGGGTTCATCCAGGCGCTGCGCGAGATGGGCCTGTTCGGCCTGATCATCCCCGAGCAGTTCGGCGGCATGGAACTGTCCAACGGCGCCTACGCACGCGTGCTGGGTCAGACCAGCAGCCACGACAGCTCGGTCTCGCTGACCATCGGCGCGCACAGCTCGATCGGCATGAAAGGTCTGCTGCTGTTCGGCAGCGACGAGCAGAAACAACGCTACCTGCCGAAGCTGGCCAGCGGCGAGATGATCGCTGCGTTCTGCCTCACCGAATCCGGCGCCGGCTCCGACGCCGCCTCGATCCGCACCAAGGCAACGCGCAACGACGACGGCAGCTGGACGCTTTCGGGCGAGAAGATCTGGATCACCAACGGCGGCATCGCCGACTTCTACACCGTGTTCGCGCGCACCGACACGCCGGAGGGCAAGATCACCGCGTTCCTGGTCGAGGCGAAGTGGCCCGGCGTGAGCCACGGCCCGCACGAAGACAAGATGGGCATCCGCGCATCAAGCACCACCACGGTCGCATTCGCCGACGTGCGGGTGCCGCCGGAAAACGTGCTGGGCCCGGTCGGCAAGGGCTTCAAGGTGGCGATGAGCATCTTGAACAGCGGCCGCACCGGTCTGGGCGGCGGCGCAGTCGGCGGCATGCGCACGCTGATCCGCCTGGCCAGCGCGCAGGCGAAGGAGCGCAAGCAGTTCGGCCAGTCGATCGCCGAGTTCGGCCTGGTGCGCGAGAAGATCGCGCAGATGACGGTGGACTGCTTCGCCGCCGAGAGCGCGGTGTGGATGGTGGCGCACCTGATCGACGGCGGCGGCAGCGATTACTCGGTCGAGGCGGCGATGAGCAAGGTGTTCGCCAGCGAGGCGGTGCAGCGCGCGTCCTACGAGGCGCTGCAGATCGCCGCCGGCAACGGCTTCATGCGCGAGTTTCCGTACGAGCAGATCACCCGCGACACGCGCATCCTGTCGATCTTCGAGGGCACCAACGAGATCCTGCGGCTGTACATCGCGCTGTCCGGCCTGAAGGGCGTGGGCGCGGGCCTCTCCGAGCTGAAGGCCGCCGTGGGCGACATTTTCAACGAGCCGATCAAGGGCTTCGGCGTGCTCGGCAGCTACACCGGCCGGCGCATGCGCGAGGCTACCGGCTACGGCATCGACCGCATCGCACACGAGCTGTCGCCGCGGCTGCGCAAGGTCGCCGCCACCTACGAGAAATACACGGTGGAACTGTCCAGATCCTCCGACGCGCTGCTGCGCCGCTACGGCAAGAAGGCGGCCGACATGCAGCACGCGCAGAAGCGCCTGGCCGACATCGCGATCGACCTGTTCGTGGGCCTGTGCGTGCTGTCGCGCGCCGACAGCCTGCTGAAGCAGGCGCATCCCGCTGCGGACGAAGCCGTAAGCATCGCCGAAGTATTCGCCCGGCAGGCGCGCCGGCGCATGGCGCGTAACGTGCGCGGTCTGGAACGCAACGAGGACGAGGCGATCGAACAGCTGGCCGGCGCGGTGCTCGCGCACGACGGCTACATGTGGGACGTGATCTGA
- a CDS encoding OsmC family protein, translating into MSIPTVRASTGGAPYAVEFTDDQGNTWHADEPVEEGGANTGPAPHRLLLSALGACTAITLQMYAARKGWPLQHVDVELAFNPDGTPESGNDITRVITLRGELDDAQRERLLQIANKCPIHKVLTGEVRIASRLGDSP; encoded by the coding sequence ATGAGCATCCCCACCGTCCGCGCCAGCACCGGCGGCGCGCCGTACGCAGTCGAGTTCACCGACGACCAGGGCAACACCTGGCACGCCGACGAACCAGTCGAGGAAGGCGGTGCCAACACCGGCCCGGCGCCGCACCGGCTGCTGCTGTCCGCGCTGGGCGCCTGCACCGCGATCACGCTGCAGATGTACGCAGCGCGCAAGGGCTGGCCGCTGCAACATGTCGACGTCGAGCTCGCCTTCAACCCCGACGGCACGCCCGAGTCGGGCAACGACATCACCCGCGTGATCACCTTGCGCGGCGAGCTGGACGACGCGCAGCGCGAGCGCCTGCTGCAGATCGCCAACAAGTGCCCAATCCACAAGGTGCTGACCGGCGAGGTGCGCATCGCCTCGCGACTCGGCGACTCCCCGTGA
- a CDS encoding cytochrome oxidase, with protein MIFQNMIWAITLTGMGLVALGFVYAIVQAGRPAGTAEAARAHRSSITLRRGLFLALLLLGIGIAWASLRPFPIPLQHEPLQAAQVVNVVGHQWTWDVSETRLTVDEPVEFRVTSDDVNHGFAIYAPDGRIVIQTQAMPGFTNKILYTFRTPGTYRIMCLEYCGVAHNGMTAELDVAARGHKS; from the coding sequence ATGATCTTCCAGAACATGATCTGGGCCATCACGCTGACGGGGATGGGGCTGGTGGCACTGGGCTTCGTCTATGCCATCGTCCAGGCCGGCAGGCCGGCCGGGACCGCCGAGGCCGCACGCGCCCACCGAAGTTCCATCACCTTGCGCCGCGGACTGTTCCTGGCGCTGCTGCTGCTTGGCATCGGGATCGCCTGGGCCAGCCTGCGACCCTTTCCCATTCCGCTGCAACACGAACCGCTGCAGGCCGCGCAGGTCGTCAACGTTGTCGGCCATCAATGGACCTGGGATGTCAGCGAGACCCGGCTCACGGTCGACGAGCCCGTCGAGTTCCGTGTTACCAGCGACGACGTGAACCACGGCTTCGCGATCTACGCGCCGGATGGCCGTATCGTCATCCAGACCCAGGCGATGCCCGGCTTCACCAACAAGATCCTGTACACCTTCCGCACGCCGGGCACCTACCGGATCATGTGCCTCGAATACTGCGGCGTCGCCCACAACGGGATGACCGCCGAACTCGACGTCGCCGCCCGGGGGCACAAGTCATGA
- a CDS encoding cbb3-type cytochrome c oxidase subunit I yields MSSLELYPQDERLPRGEHVAFNLYMITALLLFVLMMLLGLTMRMTQADWTPVQAAMFYKVMTMHGAGMVGTMSLASTAVMWFFLRKYVSLHLWAFVSNYVLFMLGALCIIGAVFIGNFASAWTFLYPLPVHSMGQWSNGAAAVFMVGYLLIGVGMLLFYLDAAAAIIRRFGNLGRGLGLQWLFGGEIDPNHPKAVVASTMVIIANSLGILAGAVVLVMCLINAYDPEVALNALVVKNLIYWFGHMIINATIYMGVIAVYELLPRYTGKPYGVSRPFLWSWAASTVFVIIVFPHHLLMDYAEPRWMLVMGQIISYAAGFPVFLVTAYGVLTNIHRSGLRWKMPSMLAVLALFGWAAGIVPAIIDGTISVNRVMHNTQWVPGHFHFYLLLGVLPMILTLLYHVVGSRQQAPVNSGTDRAGLLLYVVGGISFCMVFLYAGHMSVARRFAAHLPEWLPYDRAGSIAAMVLILGMLLFATRIIVGLLKAPVDADPAHPAG; encoded by the coding sequence ATGAGCTCGCTCGAACTCTACCCGCAGGACGAAAGACTGCCGCGCGGCGAACACGTGGCGTTCAACCTGTACATGATCACCGCGTTGCTGCTGTTCGTGCTGATGATGCTGCTGGGCCTGACCATGCGCATGACCCAGGCTGACTGGACGCCGGTCCAGGCCGCGATGTTCTACAAGGTCATGACCATGCACGGCGCCGGCATGGTTGGCACCATGAGCCTGGCCAGCACCGCGGTGATGTGGTTCTTCCTGCGCAAGTACGTGTCGTTGCACCTGTGGGCGTTCGTGAGCAACTACGTGCTGTTCATGCTGGGCGCGCTGTGCATCATCGGGGCGGTATTCATCGGCAACTTCGCCAGTGCGTGGACTTTCCTGTACCCGCTGCCGGTGCACTCGATGGGCCAGTGGAGCAACGGCGCCGCCGCCGTGTTCATGGTCGGCTACCTGCTGATCGGCGTGGGCATGCTGCTGTTCTACCTGGATGCCGCCGCGGCGATCATCCGCCGCTTCGGCAACCTGGGTCGCGGACTGGGGCTGCAATGGCTGTTCGGCGGCGAGATCGATCCGAACCATCCCAAGGCCGTGGTCGCCAGCACCATGGTGATCATCGCCAACTCGCTCGGCATCCTGGCCGGCGCGGTGGTACTGGTGATGTGCCTGATCAATGCCTACGACCCGGAGGTGGCGCTGAACGCGCTGGTGGTGAAGAACCTGATCTACTGGTTCGGCCACATGATCATCAACGCCACCATCTACATGGGCGTGATCGCCGTCTACGAATTGCTGCCGCGCTACACCGGCAAACCCTACGGGGTCTCGCGGCCGTTCCTGTGGTCGTGGGCGGCGAGCACCGTATTCGTGATCATCGTGTTCCCGCACCATCTGCTGATGGATTACGCCGAGCCGCGCTGGATGCTGGTGATGGGCCAGATCATCTCCTACGCGGCCGGCTTCCCGGTGTTCCTGGTCACCGCCTACGGTGTACTGACCAACATCCACCGCTCCGGGTTGCGCTGGAAGATGCCCTCGATGCTGGCCGTGCTGGCGCTGTTCGGCTGGGCCGCCGGCATCGTGCCGGCGATCATCGACGGCACCATCAGCGTCAACCGGGTGATGCACAACACACAATGGGTGCCGGGACACTTCCACTTCTACCTGCTGCTCGGCGTGCTGCCGATGATCCTCACCCTGCTCTACCACGTGGTCGGCAGTCGCCAGCAGGCGCCGGTCAACAGCGGAACCGACCGCGCCGGCCTGCTCCTGTATGTCGTGGGCGGCATCAGCTTCTGCATGGTGTTCCTGTACGCCGGCCACATGAGCGTGGCGCGGCGCTTCGCGGCGCACCTGCCGGAATGGCTGCCGTACGACCGGGCCGGTTCCATCGCCGCGATGGTGCTGATCCTGGGCATGCTGCTGTTCGCCACGCGCATCATCGTCGGCCTGCTCAAGGCGCCGGTCGATGCCGATCCTGCGCACCCTGCTGGCTAG
- a CDS encoding SCO family protein: MPILRTLLASALLLVLGGAVLTVATDGFHAFTSETARRLAVRRHPPPVPAVTLETQSGAHVNLAELRGRWVLVDFVYTRCLSWCLALGGEFAQLQDQLAAPLADGRLVLLSISFDPTHDTPAELAAYQKRFRDRGPGWIAARPVSDDGLRQLLRTFGVTVVPDGMGGYVHNAAIQVVDPQGRLVQILDAGNPQAVAQTVRSKLER; this comes from the coding sequence ATGCCGATCCTGCGCACCCTGCTGGCTAGCGCCCTGCTGCTGGTGCTCGGTGGCGCCGTGCTGACGGTCGCCACCGACGGTTTCCACGCGTTCACCAGCGAAACCGCGCGCCGCCTTGCGGTGCGGCGACACCCGCCACCGGTGCCGGCCGTGACGCTGGAAACCCAGTCCGGCGCACACGTCAACCTGGCCGAGCTGCGTGGGCGCTGGGTGCTGGTCGACTTCGTCTACACCCGCTGCCTCAGCTGGTGCCTGGCGCTGGGCGGCGAATTTGCGCAATTGCAGGATCAGCTCGCCGCGCCGCTGGCCGACGGCAGGCTGGTGCTGCTCAGCATCAGTTTCGACCCGACGCACGACACGCCGGCCGAACTTGCCGCCTACCAGAAACGCTTTCGTGACCGCGGCCCCGGCTGGATCGCCGCCCGACCAGTCAGCGATGACGGGCTGCGGCAGCTGCTGCGCACGTTCGGCGTCACCGTGGTGCCGGACGGGATGGGCGGCTACGTGCACAACGCCGCGATCCAGGTCGTCGATCCGCAAGGACGGCTGGTGCAGATCCTCGATGCGGGCAATCCGCAAGCGGTCGCGCAGACCGTGCGCAGCAAGCTCGAACGATGA